The following proteins are encoded in a genomic region of Amphiura filiformis chromosome 11, Afil_fr2py, whole genome shotgun sequence:
- the LOC140165160 gene encoding uncharacterized protein — protein sequence MDAHAVGIHSFVSVILILCTSTWAAEYKVDVTVFDESPLVGDNTAEEYRAYVPWNRQSADFIEVGRTSNTGTGEVGQGYKNPGDGDSVAVGSGFPDGTNIDLQGNKNNWRRMEIKMPKSRSLSRIGVFYATTEYNTNRVTIPIIKMSASATITPDHYTKTIGIGESVTLTVTSTVNDVRWVHNNGDIITDWNNQTDVTINNVRLTDAGIYECFEEGRREMGEHAIMRLIVRGCPSPKYGSDCNSNCVTCWNGGVCADDDGTCLCQPGFASTRCGQRTDNNHWGAFASLFCSSRNGNCGGALICGPDPIGCSCVAGYTGLDCNTACPSGFYGSNCNRECHCNNNDCDPAIGCKMGSGCDNGFQENYCQGENECNQGHYGAQCEFTCHCQEGDGCNKTTGVCNNRRCAYGWGGNDCQQALPYFYNDYHVTVNATSNSVNVTWNEWKPTIDYGTGPIDHYRVYYWKEGKMQLHTN from the exons ATGGATGCACATGCAGTTGGTATACACAGTTTTGTATCGGTAATTCTTATATTATGCACTTCAACGTGGGCTGCGG AGTACAAAGTAGACGTAACTGTCTTTGACGAAAGCCCCCTTGTTGGTGACAACACAGCAGAAGAGTACAGAGCCTACGTTCCATGGAACAGACAAAGTGCAGATTTTATTGAAGTCGGTAGAACCAGCAACACAGGCACAGGGGAGGTAGGACAAGGATATAAGAACCCTGGTGATGGAGACAGTGTTGCAGTAGGGTCTGGATTTCCAGACGGTACGAACATTGATCTACAAGGCAATAAAAACAACTGGAGACGGATGGAGATAAAAATGCCAAAGTCACGAAGCCTCAGTCGTATTGGAGTATTCTATGCCACAACTGAATACAACACAAATCGTGTTACAATCCCAATAATTAAGATGTCTGCCTCTG CAACAATAACACCAGACCATTACACCAAGACCATCGGTATTGGCGAATCTGTTACACTCACTGTAACATCAACTGTTAATGATGTAAGATGGGTTCACAATAACGGCGACATAATCACAGATTGGAATAACCAGACTGACGTGACCATAAACAACGTACGACTGACAGATGCTGGGATCTATGAATGTTTTGAGGAAGGAAGAAGGGAGATGGGTGAACACGCTATCATGAGACTTATTGTAAGAG GTTGTCCGAGCCCAAAGTACGGTTCAGACTGTAACAGCAACTGTGTAACTTGTTGGAATGGAGGAGTCTGTGCTGATGACGACGGAACATGTCTATGTCAACCAGGATTCGCTAGTACTAGATGTGGACAAC GTACTGACAATAATCACTGGGGAGCCTTCGCCTCATTGTTTTGTAGTAGCAGAAACGGTAATTGCGGAGGAGCTCTAATTTGTGGACCGGATCCCATTGGATGTTCATGTGTTGCGGGATATACGGGGCTTGACTGCAATACAG CTTGTCCTTCAGGATTTTATGGGTCAAACTGCAACAGGGAGTGCCACTGTAATAATAACGATTGCGATCCTGCAATAGGTTGCAAAATGGGAAGTGGTTGCGACAATGGTTTCCAAGAAAATTATTGTCAAG GTGAAAATGAGTGCAATCAAGGTCACTACGGAGCTCAGTGTGAATTTACATGTCACTGTCAGGAAGGAGATGGGTGTAATAAAACCACCGGTGTTTGCAACAATAGACGATGCGCCTACGGATGGGGTGGGAATGACTGCCAACAAG CGTTGCCTTACTTTTACAACGATTATCATGTCACCGTAAATGCTACAAGTAACTCGGTTAACGTAACCTGGAATGAATGGAAGCCAACCATTGACTACGGCACTGGGCCTATTGATCACTACAGAGTTTATTATTGGAAAGAAGGGAAAATGCAACTTCATACGAATTAG
- the LOC140163868 gene encoding receptor-type tyrosine-protein phosphatase epsilon-like — MTLTWSKPDSFCNVIDYSVLVTLTNLDQCEEIRSKVVDSVVVYPNFTLPELELFSTYEICIQARSGDINVETDKAGMTQITTDEAAPSGPPQDVQHNYAENGQLVFTWKLPLCGQRHGNIIGYEYQYWLQSQENDTSNGNTTDTEMNLSDTIVREAYVFRVRAITKKGAGPFSDSYSTEKSQSAAKTAGIVGGVVGVFLVIVIVLIIVIVIVRAKRNKNTRTKEKPTEALTPEPGKARQVPYENVSYVKDTPVTIEHTNRENAEEATLEIPTNKPKAIVKPIAEKRDLPTRNQPVKVEDLMEFVEVNKAGGPEHGLKQDFKALPDPEIQLFPWTASKKPENITKNRYKNIIPYDNSRVVLQLQDGDEHSDYINASYIDGYKKNNAYIASQGPNSETVKDHWRMIWQEGTETIVMVTRLVEVGKIKCEKYWPDEGKSISYGDYTVTNVKEEDRGLYVVRTLTLAKTEIYANQQASNNEVRLIKHFHYTSWPDMSVPEFAEPILGFLDHVNAENPTTAGPIVIHCSAGIGRTGTFITLDAMLKMAKAEGKVDIFYFVHDMRQRRPGLIQTVAQYIFVHDALLEALFCGKTTIPTSDVEHAWRAVEGAINGEDNHIRGQFQSLVSIYPALSERKCAEGKTEENLTKNRYSTCIPPDSMRPKLPTPGVEGSIDYINASFCHGHEERNMYLTTQVPLSNTVEDFWRLIYSFDFHTIVALHHPNDNNKTYGTYFPQEGSVVCGQYVVESLDIENNKNTIERKLRFYMSDNPTEVTTVRLVQYTDWSTKSDLPASASSFVHLLNRVDVHRRDTENKRVVVVDSDGVSRCGLFCAVMSIIDQIKEKQEVDVFRAVRRLKVCRHEMIKSMEQYTFCYEAARMYLQSFEEYANFM; from the exons ATGACACTGACATGGAGTAAGCCCGACAGCTTCTGCAACGTGATTGATTACTCGGTACTTGTGACTCTTACAAACCTTGATCAATGTGAAGAAATAAGGAGCAAAGTTGTTGATTCTGTTGTGGTTTACCCAAATTTCACCCTTCCTGAGCTTGAATTATTCTCAACATACGAAATATGTATACAGGCACGATCTGGTGACATAAATGTCGAAACGGACAAAGCTGGTATGACGCAGATAACAACAGACGAGGCTG CCCCTTCGGGTCCACCACAAGACGTTCAGCACAACTAtgccgaaaatggtcaacttGTTTTTACTTGGAAATTACCATTATGTGGTCAACGCCATGGAAATATAATCGGCTATGAATATCAGTATTGGTTACAGTCACAAGAGAATGATACAAGCAACGGAAATACCACGGATACGGAGATGAACTTGTCTGACACTATTGTAAGAGAAGCATACGTTTTTAGAGTGCGTGCAATTACCAAAAAGGGTGCAGGACCATTTAGTGACAGTTATTCTACCGAGAAATCTCAATCAGCAG CAAAGACGGCTGGGATAGTTGGTGGTGTTGTTGGTGTCTTTCTAGTTATCGTGATCGTATTGATAATTGTTATAGTTATTGTACGGGCCAAAAG AAACAAAAACACAAGAACAAAAGAGAAGCCAACAGAAGCACTTACTCCTGAACCAGGGAAAGCACGCCAAGTCC CATATGAAAATGTTAGTTACGTCAAAGACACGCCAGTGACCATTGAACACACAAACCGTGAAAACGCTGAAGAAGCCACATTGGAAATACCAACAAATAAACCCAAGGCTATTGTGAAACCAATAGCTGAGAAACGGGACTTACCTACCCGCAACCAACCAGTGAAAGTAGAAGACCTAATGGAATTCGTAGAAGTTAACAAGGCTGGTGGTCCTGAACATGGATTGAAACAAGATTTTAAg GCATTACCGGACCCCGAAATACAGCTGTTCCCGTGGACTGCGTCAAAGAAACCAGAAAATATAACTAAAAACAGATACAAGAATATTATACCAT ATGACAACTCCAGAGTAGTTTTACAACTCCAAGATGGCGACGAACATTCAGACTACATCAATGCCTCCTATATCGAT GGTTATAAGAAGAACAATGCATACATAGCCTCACAAG GTCCTAATTCTGAAACAGTCAAAGACCACTGGCGAATGATATGGCAAGAGGGAACTGAGACGATCGTCATGGTAACGCGTCTGGTTGAAGTAGGAAAG ATCAAATGTGAGAAATACTGGCCGGATGAAGGTAAATCCATTTCATATGGAGATTACACTGTTACAAATGTCAAGGAAGAAGACAGAGGACTCTATGTTGTGCGTACATTGACACTGGCTAAG ACGGAAATATACGCCAATCAACAGGCATCGAACAATGAAGTTAGATTGATCAAGCACTTCCATTATACCAGCTGGCCAGATATGAGTGTACCCGAGTTTGCAGAACCAATTCTAGGATTTTTGGACCATGTCAATGCTGAAAATCCTACTACCGCTGGACCTATTGTAATTCACTGCAG TGCTGGTATTGGAAGGACGGGAACATTCATCACGTTGGACGCTATGCTTAAAATGGCCAAGGCAGAGGGCAAAGTTGACATTTTTTATTTCGTTCATGACATGAGACAGCGACGACCTGGGTTAATACAAACAGTG GCACAATACATTTTTGTCCATGACGCTTTGTTAGAAGCATTGTTCTGTGGAAAGACAACTATACCAACATCTGATGTTGAGCATGCGTGGAGAGCAGTCGAAGGCGCCATCAACGGTGAAGATAATCACATTCGTGGTCAATTTCag TCACTCGTTAGTATATACCCAGCATTATCCGAGAGAAAATGTGCTGAAGGAAAGACAGAAGAAAATTTGACCAAGAATAGATATAGCACATGTATACCAC CTGACTCTATGAGACCAAAGTTGCCAACTCCGGGCGTTGAAGGCAGTATTGATTACATTAACGCCTCATTTTGCCAT GGACACGAAGAAAGAAACATGTATCTAACAACTCAAGTTCCGCTGTCGAATACGGTAGAAGATTTCTGGCGTCTGATTTACAGTTTCGATTTTCATACTATCGTTGCACTTCACCATCCAAATGATAACAATAAG ACATATGGAACATATTTCCCACAAGAGGGCTCTGTGGTGTGTGGTCAATATGTTGTTGAATCCTTGGATATCGAGAACAATAAAAACACAATTGAGAGAAAACTGCGCTTCTACATGTCAGACAATCCG ACTGAAGTAACAACAGTTCGACTCGTGCAGTACACAGATTGGTCAACGAAATCTGACCTTCCTGCTTCAGCTTCTTCCTTCGTACATCTATTAAATCGTGTTGATGTACATCGACGAGACACCGAGAATAAGCGGGTTGTTGTGGTTGATAG TGATGGAGTGAGCCGCTGTGGTTTATTTTGTGCTGTCATGTCAATCATTGATCAGATCAAAGAGAAACAAGAAGTAGATGTGTTCAGAGCTGTGAGGAGACTCAAAGTCTGTCGACATGAAATGATCAAATCCATG